The Thioflexithrix psekupsensis genome segment ATTGCCCATGTTAAAACAAGTGTTAAATATGCCGCCTAAAATCATTAAACGCGGCCTCTGTCAAACGCATGTTTTAACAGGTAATGACATCGATTTAAGTCAATGGCCGATTCAAACCTGTTGGCCTGAAGATGCTGCGCCTTTAATTACCTGGGGATTGGTGGTGACAAAAGGGCCGCATAAATCACGGCAAAATATGGGAATTTATCGCCAACAAGTCATTGGGCGTAATAAGGTGATTATGCGGTGGTTATCGCATCGCGGCGGGGCTTTGGATTTCTTAGAATGGCAAAAAGTTAATCCACAACAACCGTTTCCTATCGCGGTTGTTTTAGGCGCAGACCCCGCGACTATTTTAGCCGCAGTCACGCCAATTCCTGACAGTTTATCAGAGTATGCGTTTGCGGGATTATTGCGCGGCAGCCGCACGGAATTAACGCCTTGTTTAACGCATGATTTGCAAGTGCCAGCGCGGGCTGAAATCGTGTTAGAAGGCTTTTTATATCCCGGAGAAATGGCCGCAGAAGGCCCCTTCGGCGATCACACGGGTTATTATAATGAAATCGATCAATTTCCTGTTTTTACGATTGAACGATTAACGCATCGAGATGCGCCCATTTACCACAGCACTTACACTGGCCGGCCGCCGGATGAACCCGCTATTTTAGGCGTGGCATTAAATGAAGTTTTTGTGCCGATTTTACAAAAACAATTCCCAGAAATTAGTGATTTTTATTTGCCGCCAGAGGGTTGTTCTTATCGAATGGCGATTATTAGCATTAAAAAACGTTATCCCGGCCATGCCAAGCGCATTATGTTGGGGATTTGGTCTTTTTTACGGCAATTTATGTACACTAAATTTGTGATTATTACCGATGATGATATTGATATTCGTAATTGGCAAGATGTGATTTGGGCTATGACCACGCGCATGGATCCCGTCCGCGATACCACGTTATTGGAACATACGCCAATTGATTATTTAGATTTTGCCTCGCCCGTGTCGGGTTTAGGTGGAAAAATCGGCTTCGATGCCACTCATAAATTGCCCGGTGAAACGTCACGAGAATGGGGCCGACCAATTACCATGAGCGCGGCGGTGAAAACGCGCATTGATGAATTATGGGGGGAGTTGGGGATTGGGTAAATAAGATAGCTGGGGATGGTTTCTTCTTTTCAGGATTGGATATACTGAAAAGATAGAATTCGCAGAATCCTTATTTTGTCAGAATCAGAATTTACATACACAAGAATTTTCAAAATTGATTTTTGCCAGTCGTTTATTTTCAGCAGATTTCTTATTCTTTTTCTTTAATTCTGAAAATCCTGAAATTCTGTAAATTCTGATTCTGACAATTAGAAAATTACTTACAAAACCTCTCGCGTAAACGTCAATTCAGGAACTTCCGCAAGAAAATGCGCAGAACTCAATACTACCGTACTGGCAAAATGCGCTTGTAAATAGGTCATGGCCACCCGCTGCAAATCGGTAATCGTGACTTTTAACACACGTCGTCTGAATTCTCGGCGTTGCTCTGGTGTACGACCGTTTAATTGCGCGAAAAAAGTACTATTCGCTTCTCCCGAAGGCGACAACGGCTGATCAATGCGCCCAATTACCCCTAATATCGCTTCTTCTAATGCCTGTTCGTTATGGGTATTATTTTGCAGCCAAATTAAAGATTGATCAAAAGCCTGTAATGTTTCCATTAATAGCGGATCACGAAAAGAGAAAAAACGAAAACATCCCGCATCCGCATGATAACTGGCACTGGCACCATAAGCCCCACCTTGTTCTCGAATGGCACGATGTAAGAAACCATTGCGCAAAAAATCACCTAATACGGTTAAAGCGGGCGCATCTCGATGCTGAATAGCCACCGCAGGATACGCCTTAGCACAGAAATTGACTTGCGTATTAAGCTGCCAAATTTTCTCCATTTTCTGCTTAACAGGAATGGTTTTAAACGGAGAAAAATCAGTGAGAGAAACAGGAATAGAGTGCCAAATTTGTGCTAAATCATGGGCAATTGGCGCGTGATGTTCTTCTTCACTAATGATTAAAAATTGACGCGGCGCATTGAGTAATAATTCATGAATTGCGGCCAATTGTTGCGAGAAATGAATGAGCGCGGTTTTATTAGCCATATTTTGTTCTAATTCGCGCACTAAATACACGTGAGGAATCCCATTCCAACGGTGATGCCATGCCGCCGCTGCACTAAAACCACTCGCGGCTGCCGTCATCGCCAACTGATGTCCACGGTGAGTTAAATGGCTGTCAATGCTGGATCGCAATTGCACCATTAATTCTTGTAACCGCTCTAATTCATCAAAACGCACCGACATCAAGGTGTCATGCAACAATTGACTTAAATCCGCTTGATGCCGCGCCAACGCTTTGCCTTCCAACGCGAAAAAAAGGTGTGTCTGCTGCACATCGTCAACGCCACAACGCACTGATAAACGCGCATTTAATCCCCCTGTTACCGCCGCTTGACGCGCTGCCGTATCTAAATAAGATTCTCCCGCACAACCCAACTCCGTAATAAACTCGCAATAAATCGGTAATAAATCCACTAATTCAGGCGGTAATTGCGGTAATTGCATAATGATCGTTTGATACACCAAACCATTAGTACCTTGCGCAAACCACGTGGCAGGATAATGCAAAATATCACGCTGATAACTTTCAGGTAATTTTAACGTATCAGGAATATCATCAACGGTGACTTTGGGCAAAATATCAGGATTATCTATTTTTTCCTGACGTGCTTTTAAAATGGCGGCTTGCTCAATAATTGCCTGTCGTTCAGCGGGAGATAATTGGGCTTTTAATTGGGCTAATTTCTCTTTTTCCGCTTGTAATTGTTGCTGTGCTAAATCAGGATCGGGAGACATGACTAATGTCACGCGATGCGCATTATTTAACAATAAATCTTTCACCAATTGAGGAATAAAATCAGGTCGTTGACAATCTTCGCGTAACGCCTGTAATAACGGATCAATATCTAAAAAAGGAATCGGATCAGCCCCATGTAAAGCAGGCACTAAGGCATTAAATAACACATGCAAGCCATAAGGCATTCCATCGCCCGTAATTTCCCGCTGTTGCAATTCCATTTGATGCAACACGCTTTCTACTTGCTCTTGCGGCACACCGTGTTCGACCACATCCATTAAAACATCATTCACTAAAGTTTCAAATGCCGTTAAATATTCCGCATCCGTGCCTTCTAAACCACAAGAGAAAAAGATTTCATGCGTAGAATCATCAAAACCACACAAAGAAGACGGAGAATCCGCAAATTCACAACTTTCTAAAGCATAGCGTAATGGAGAAGCACTATTATCTAATAAAATATCGGATAACAACTGTACATTAAGCACCGCTCTGGCATCGGTAATTTCATTTAATAACCACGCGGTGACAAGATGCGTTTTGCGCGCTAATTCAGGTTTATCTACGGCATAACGCGCATGTACCACTTGGGGTGAGGAAAACCGTTGTTCATTGGGGACAAAAATGCGATGCGGTAAGGCGTGAAAATGAGTTAAAACACATTCTTGAAATAAGGCTTGATGATGACTGGCCGGCAAACAACCATACGTCATAAAAATCGCATTAGACGGATGATAATGAGAAGCGTGAAAGGCTTTTAATTGGGACGGGGTTAATTGCGGAATGATTTCTGGATCACCACCGCTATTATAGTGATAAGTGATCGTGGGAAATAAGGCCTCATTTAATTTTTGGCTTAAAACTTGCGAAGATGAACTCATCGCGCCTTTCATTTCGTTAAAAACCACCCCACGATAGACCAATGGAGCATGCGAATCATCAGGTGTTTCAAACTCTAAACGGCAGCCTTCTTGGGCAATATCAAGCGGATCAAGCAAGGGGAAAAAGACCGCATCTAAATAAACCCTTAATAAATTATCAAAATCTTTTACATTTTGACTGGCAAAAGGATAAGCCGTCCAATCGCTTCCTGTAAACGCGTTCATAAAAGTATTGAGCGACCGCCGCGTCATCATAAAAAATGGATCGCGCACAGGATAACGTTGGCTGCCACACAAAGTGGTATGTTCTAAAATATGAGCAATCCCTGTTGAGTCTTCAGGCACGGTTAAAAAAGCCACTAAAAACACATTGTTTTCATCTTCACCCGCCAAATGATAATGAATGGCACCAGTGGCTTGATGTCGATATTCTTCAAATTGTAATTTTAAATTTTCAATGTGGTGGGTACGAAGACAAATAAATCCAGATGGGGTCATGCTAAAATCAACCTAAAGTTAAGCCAAAAAACCATGTTATTACGAGAACCAATCATGTACATTAAATTTCGCTATCTCATAGCCATAATAGGGCTATTTTTTCTGTCTGTAAATTTATTACAGGCTCAAGATTCATCTGTTGATAATACTCCATTAAACGCATTAACACCAGAAGTATTAATGCAGCGCGGTACACAACTGGCGATTTCCTTAGAAGAAATCTATCAGCGCATTGTTGCCTTAAATCAACAATCACAGGAGATAAACCAGCAATTAGAAGCTCGCGCCATTGAAAGAGCCAGCTTAGAATTGCCAAAAATTCCCGATGCGGTCGATGCGAAAATGGGCGCAGAAACGGTGCAACTCGCTTTGAGCGCGTGGGAAAATAGAGGCCAACAATTGGCTGCTTTGCAAACGCTATTAGAATCTCAACAATTGCTGGCAAATAAACAGCGAGAAAATATGTTAAAACTGATTGCAGAATATCAGTTAGTAGAACAAGCACAGCAACAATCACAACCCTTAATGGAAGAATTATATAAGCGGTGGCAAGCTAAAGAAATCACGGTAGAAAATTTACCCGCTTCCATGCAAGATTTCTTAAAAAAATGCAAATCACCACAGAAAGCGGCGAAACCACTCCCGAAGCCAATTTAACGTCCAGTATTGTGGAAGTATTTAGCAATCCTTCGCAAAAAAATCAGCAATTCCAAGCCAGTATTGGGCGCATTGAACTCATGCTCAGTGAGTTAGAAACGGCTTTAACCACGGTTAAAATGGATCAACAGGCGATTCAAGTAGAAATCCCTAAGATAACCATCATTTTACAAGAAGCCAATTATCGTTTAGAGTTGAGAAAAGAATTTGAAAATCGAGAATTTACTGATTTAATTTCTTTATTCAACACACGCCATGAGGCATGGCGCAATAATGAGCAGTTAAATCATGCGCAATTGGATTTGCTCAAGCAAAAAATACTCGAATTAGATGAAAAAGATAACGCATTGAGTGAACTTCAATCTCCCAGTGCCGATCAATTTATTGTTGAAGAAAGCAATACTTCTCTTAAAGAAGCCAAAGAAAGTGCCTTGTTAGCTGAAGCCACCTTAAAATTTAGAGAACAACGCCAACAAGACACACAACAATTGCAAAGCCAATTGCTGGATTTAACCACCCAAATCGAAACCAGAGAAACTGACATCGATAAACTGGTTAAGGAAACGATTGAGTTAGAAGTATTAGGGCAAACCATTGAGACATTCAGTCATGCCGATGAAAAAAATAAATTGCCTGACGCTTTTTCTTTAGAACCTATTGCCAAAGCCCTGTTAATTTGGCATCAGGAAGATGAGCAATTGAAACAGCGAAAACAACGCGATGCTGACCGATTAGCACAATTAACGGTGTCATTAGAAGAATCGGCAGTGACTTTGGAAGAAAGCCGCAAACATTTAGAACAACAACAAGCGCGCTTAGACAGCGAAGCGCGTTGGGCTTCTTTTTTAAGCGAAGTGAATTCGCAGTCTAGTCCTGCTTTGGTGGATACTTTTCGACAAACATTAATCGATTATGAATTAGAAAAAGATAAATGGGTGGGCGGTCAAATCAGTGTAGACATTAGTGCCACGCTATTAAATCTGTTAAAAACAGATTTAAATGCTATTCATAATCCAATGGTATTGGAACAGACCCAAAAACAAACGGATTTTATTAAATGGCGCGAACAACAAGATGTTCGTGTG includes the following:
- the ubiD gene encoding 4-hydroxy-3-polyprenylbenzoate decarboxylase; translated protein: MHYQDLRDFLHLLEQQKELHRVSIPVNPYLEMTEICDRTLRRSGPALLFENPQGFTVPVLGNLFGTTRRVALGMGQESVSALREIGQLLAYLKEPEPPKGFRDFFDKLPMLKQVLNMPPKIIKRGLCQTHVLTGNDIDLSQWPIQTCWPEDAAPLITWGLVVTKGPHKSRQNMGIYRQQVIGRNKVIMRWLSHRGGALDFLEWQKVNPQQPFPIAVVLGADPATILAAVTPIPDSLSEYAFAGLLRGSRTELTPCLTHDLQVPARAEIVLEGFLYPGEMAAEGPFGDHTGYYNEIDQFPVFTIERLTHRDAPIYHSTYTGRPPDEPAILGVALNEVFVPILQKQFPEISDFYLPPEGCSYRMAIISIKKRYPGHAKRIMLGIWSFLRQFMYTKFVIITDDDIDIRNWQDVIWAMTTRMDPVRDTTLLEHTPIDYLDFASPVSGLGGKIGFDATHKLPGETSREWGRPITMSAAVKTRIDELWGELGIG
- a CDS encoding insulinase family protein encodes the protein MTPSGFICLRTHHIENLKLQFEEYRHQATGAIHYHLAGEDENNVFLVAFLTVPEDSTGIAHILEHTTLCGSQRYPVRDPFFMMTRRSLNTFMNAFTGSDWTAYPFASQNVKDFDNLLRVYLDAVFFPLLDPLDIAQEGCRLEFETPDDSHAPLVYRGVVFNEMKGAMSSSSQVLSQKLNEALFPTITYHYNSGGDPEIIPQLTPSQLKAFHASHYHPSNAIFMTYGCLPASHHQALFQECVLTHFHALPHRIFVPNEQRFSSPQVVHARYAVDKPELARKTHLVTAWLLNEITDARAVLNVQLLSDILLDNSASPLRYALESCEFADSPSSLCGFDDSTHEIFFSCGLEGTDAEYLTAFETLVNDVLMDVVEHGVPQEQVESVLHQMELQQREITGDGMPYGLHVLFNALVPALHGADPIPFLDIDPLLQALREDCQRPDFIPQLVKDLLLNNAHRVTLVMSPDPDLAQQQLQAEKEKLAQLKAQLSPAERQAIIEQAAILKARQEKIDNPDILPKVTVDDIPDTLKLPESYQRDILHYPATWFAQGTNGLVYQTIIMQLPQLPPELVDLLPIYCEFITELGCAGESYLDTAARQAAVTGGLNARLSVRCGVDDVQQTHLFFALEGKALARHQADLSQLLHDTLMSVRFDELERLQELMVQLRSSIDSHLTHRGHQLAMTAAASGFSAAAAWHHRWNGIPHVYLVRELEQNMANKTALIHFSQQLAAIHELLLNAPRQFLIISEEEHHAPIAHDLAQIWHSIPVSLTDFSPFKTIPVKQKMEKIWQLNTQVNFCAKAYPAVAIQHRDAPALTVLGDFLRNGFLHRAIREQGGAYGASASYHADAGCFRFFSFRDPLLMETLQAFDQSLIWLQNNTHNEQALEEAILGVIGRIDQPLSPSGEANSTFFAQLNGRTPEQRREFRRRVLKVTITDLQRVAMTYLQAHFASTVVLSSAHFLAEVPELTFTREVL